Below is a window of Diaminobutyricibacter sp. McL0608 DNA.
GCGCCGTGAGCCGATTCGCGTGGTTCTTCGACCAGGGGAGTCTGCTGCCGAGCTCGTAGGTCTTCGTGATGTCGGCGACGCGAAGGATGCTCGCGGTCTGAGCGGACGGGTCGTGGATCGTGAGCGTCATGCGGTTCTCTCCAGCATCCGGTCGACTTCGAAGCAGGCGACGGATCGGCCGTCATCGCGCGGCTCCAGGGCTGGAGACGACTCGTGGCACTCCGCCGTTGCGAAGGTGCACCGCGGCGCGAACGCGCAGCCTGCGCTCCGATTGGCCAGGTTCGGCGGGAATCCGGGAATCGCGACGAGCGAACGGTCTGGGCGATCGAAGTCGGGGGCCGACGCCAGAAGACCCATCGTGTACGGGTGCTCGGGGCGGTCGAACACCGCCTCGACGCGACCGCGTTCGACTATCCTGCCCGCGTACATCACCGCGAGCTGGTCGCAGGTCTGGTTGACGACGGCGAGGTCGTGCGTCACGAAGACGAGAGAGGCGCCGACCTCGTCGCACAGGTCTTCGAGCAGACGGAGGACCTGGTGCTGCACGGTCACATCGAGTGCTGTGGTGGGTTCGTCGCAGAGGATCAGCTGAGGCTTGCACGACAGCGCCATCGCGATCATCACACGCTGGCGGAGGCCGCCGGAGAGCTCATGAGGGTACGCGCGTGCGCGCCGTGCCGGGTCGGGGATGCCCGTCCTGGCCATCATCTCGATCGCGAGTGCGCGCGAGGCGGCCTTCGACAGGCCGAGGTGCCGTCGCGGTCCTTCGGCGATCTGGTCTCCGACCCGGACCACCGGGTTCAGCGCGGTCATCGGCTCCTGGAAGATCATCGCGATCTCCGAACCCATGATC
It encodes the following:
- a CDS encoding ABC transporter ATP-binding protein, whose product is MSAEPLLDVSHLTLGVRNGARQTVIVDDISFTVDRNDRFGIVGESGSGKSMTLRAIAGLLPRGVEVLGGTVRFRGTDLTQLSASARRSIMGSEIAMIFQEPMTALNPVVRVGDQIAEGPRRHLGLSKAASRALAIEMMARTGIPDPARRARAYPHELSGGLRQRVMIAMALSCKPQLILCDEPTTALDVTVQHQVLRLLEDLCDEVGASLVFVTHDLAVVNQTCDQLAVMYAGRIVERGRVEAVFDRPEHPYTMGLLASAPDFDRPDRSLVAIPGFPPNLANRSAGCAFAPRCTFATAECHESSPALEPRDDGRSVACFEVDRMLERTA